A section of the Triticum dicoccoides isolate Atlit2015 ecotype Zavitan chromosome 7A, WEW_v2.0, whole genome shotgun sequence genome encodes:
- the LOC119327657 gene encoding uncharacterized protein LOC119327657, whose protein sequence is MVATIRCLPGRVCLAEVPFKLLFVLSLAVWLPKRTSPCPKRTRTGWYSAPATRGRPRPILFSTPSRHSPHVATHPTEAGEENSNLKEVYAWLCKLSHPLDLEPMFIFSQGGLSR, encoded by the exons ATGGTGGCGACGATCCGGTGCCTACCAGGGCGAGTATGCCTAGCGGAGGTGCCATTCAAGCTCCTATTCGTCTTGTCGCTGGCGGTCTGGCTGCCCAAGCGGACCTCGCCCTGTCCTAAGCGAACAAGAACTGGATGGTACTCTGCTCCGGCTACCAGAGGTCGACCTCGCCCCATCCTTTTTTCTACCCCAAGCCGCCATTCTCCACATGTCGCCACCCACCCCACCGAAGCCGGAGAAGAAAACTCCAATCTGAAG GAAGTCTATGCATGGCTGTGCAAGCTTTCACACCCTTTGGATCTGGAGCCTATGTTCATATTTTCTCAAG GTGGATTGAGCCGATGA